From a region of the Megalops cyprinoides isolate fMegCyp1 chromosome 13, fMegCyp1.pri, whole genome shotgun sequence genome:
- the LOC118787673 gene encoding immunoglobulin superfamily containing leucine-rich repeat protein 2-like, with product MAVTYLYLLVLWTAIFGGAQCCPQPCNCQDKYAHHVADCAYKALTEVPVGLPPNVTTLSLSANKITALRAKNFVDVTQVTSLWLAHNEIASVERGTLAPLLQLRNLDLSNNKIVSFPWGDFSNLTALQMLKMSNNEMVSLPKDAFSNLKDLRSLRINNNKFTTIVQGTFDALSSMSHLQIYNNPFTCSCRLEWLRDWMAEATISIPEQNSITCEAPEQLKGALVVKMPKLECLAPTVTITYQPNIENTELYEGFMLILNCESKGSPRPDLKWQILAGNQFIEFNLPANVSEKNSLDSKKFGNRFLVFYNGTLIIPRMSKKEDGNYSCSAINELGKAQSSVKVAVAGAQKHATNSMLDPTSDKGRSYDRQPGAKTSLNSVITWSKPEEKGKSAPTGSTYITVDTEKGGQDPQFASKCGIKDGTHYISNHAFNLSSGELKQYTFDFGVIALEVSETEAKVQLNPLQLPSAKSTLHLSPPQELETVNKEPFYLYQTSAKKVPLDMLYLCVNTGNGHSVVQWSRIEEGINAYRFKGLQPGTNYTLCLTYGGEDCQVQVVFTTRKKIPSLLIILVVSIFLLALATVPLLGATCCHLLYKYQGKTYKLIMKAQNPDQMEKHMAADFDPRASFVESEKNYTASELGEGEAGGEKEEEEDEGEAEGSVVTESIPESQSKTNQEEFEVGSEYSDRLPLGAEAVNISEEINGNYKQPGR from the coding sequence atggcagtgacATACCTTTACTTGCTTGTACTGTGGACAGCTATCTTTGGTGGCGCACAATGCTGCCCCCAACCCTGCAACTGCCAGGATAAATATGCCCACCATGTTGCTGACTGCGCCTATAAAGCACTTACTGAGGTGCCCGTTGGACTGCCACCCAACGTGACAACCCTTAGCCTCTCCGCCAACAAAATCACAGCGCTGAGGGCCAAGAACTTTGTGGATGTGACGCAGGTGACGTCCCTGTGGCTGGCCCACAACGAGATTGCGAGCGTGGAGCGGGGCACGCTGGCCCCTCTGCTCCAGCTCAGGAACCTGGACCTCAGCAATAACAAGATTGTCAGCTTCCCCTGGGGGGACTTCTCCAACCTCACCGCCCTGCAGATGCTGAAGATGAGCAACAACGAGATGGTCAGCCTGCCCAAGGACGCCTTCTCCAACCTCAAGGACCTGCGGTCGCTGCGCATCAACAACAACAAGTTCACCACTATCGTGCAGGGGACGTTCGACGCTCTCAGCTCCATGTCCCACCTTCAGATATACAACAACCCGTTCACCTGTTCCTGCAGGCTCGAGTGGCTGAGAGACTGGATGGCTGAGGCTACGATCTCCATCCCGGAGCAAAACTCCATCACCTGCGAGGCCCCTGAGCAGCTGAAAGGCGCACTGGTTGTGAAAATGCCCAAGTTAGAGTGCTTGGCCCCGACGGTCACCATAACCTATCAGCCCAACATCGAGAACACCGAGCTCTATGAAGGCTTCATGCTGATCCTGAACTGTGAGTCCAAGGGGAGCCCCAGGCCAGACCTCAAGTGGCAAATACTTGCAGGAAACCAGTTCATTGAGTTCAATTTGCCTGCCAATGTCAGTGAGAAAAACAGCCTGGATAGTAAGAAGTTTGGTAATCGTTTCCTGGTGTTTTACAACGGCACCCTCATCATTCCTCGCATGAGCAAAAAAGAGGATGGGAACTACAGCTGCTCGGCCATCAACGAACTGGGCAAGGCTCAGAGCTCGGTCAAAGTTGCGGTTGCGGGTGCCCAGAAACACGCCACTAACTCCATGCTTGACCCAACATCAGATAAGGGCCGTTCTTATGACCGCCAGCCTGGGGCTAAGACCTCTCTGAACAGTGTAATCACCTGGTCCAAGCCTGAAGAGAAGGGCAAGAGCGCTCCAACTGGGTCAACATACATCACCGTGGATACTGAGAAAGGCGGGCAGGACCCACAGTTTGCCAGCAAATGTGGCATTAAGGACGGCACCCACTACATCTCTAACCATGCCTTCAACCTGAGCTCAGGGGAGCTGAAGCAGTACACATTCGACTTTGGTGTCATTGCCTTGGAAGTGTCTGAGACCGAGGCCAAGGTACAACTCAACCCTCTCCAGCTGCCCAGTGCCAAGTCCACCCTACACCTCAGTCCCCCTCAAGAGCTGGAAACTGTGAATAAAGAGCCCTTTTACCTGTACCAAACATCTGCCAAAAAAGTACCCCTTGACatgttgtatttatgtgtgaatACTGGCAATGGACATTCAGTGGTTCAGTGGTCACGGATCGAGGAGGGCATTAATGCTTATCGTTTTAAAGGCCTTCAGCCTGGAACCAATTACACACTCTGTCTCACCTATGGGGGTGAAGATTGTCAGGTCCAAGTTGTCTTCACCACCAGGAAGAAGATCCCTTCCTTGCTGATCATATTGGTGGTGAGCATATTTTTGCTGGCGCTGGCGACAGTACCGCTGTTGGGCGCGACCTGCTGCCATTTACTGTACAAATACCAAGGCAAGACGTACAAGTTGATCATGAAGGCGCAGAATCCCGATCAGATGGAAAAACACATGGCCGCCGATTTCGATCCCAGAGCGTCGTTCGTCGAGTCCGAGAAGAACTACACCGCCAGCGAGCTGGGCGAAGGAGAAGCGGGaggtgagaaagaggaagaggaggacgaagGAGAAGCGGAGGGTAGCGTGGTTACTGAGTCAATTCCCGAGTCGCAGTCCAAAACTAATCAGGAGGAATTCGAAGTGGGCTCCGAATACAGCGACCGATTACCGCTTGGCGCCGAGGCGGTAAACATCTCCGAAGAAATTAATGGCAACTACAAACAGCCAGGCCGTTGA